A window of Pan paniscus chromosome X, NHGRI_mPanPan1-v2.0_pri, whole genome shotgun sequence genomic DNA:
AAGGACCCACTGACCATGTACCTCAGACCCCAGGCGCCACTCCCAAGGGGTGGTATCCTGTACCACTGGACTCTGCaatgcaaaggaaacagtcaTATGCACAGTGTGGAGCTCCAACTGATGCTCCTACCTCCTTCTAAACTAGATTGCGGGCCCTTGGCCTGGAAGTGGAGACAGACTGAGGCCTGGGCCTTGCCTTCCCTCCAGAAGCTCCAGAgcttgggggtgggaggagagacagACCTATTAATCTTAGTGTGTTTCAGACACCAGGTAAGGCACAGGTGGAGACActaaggagaaggggaagaagggtTCAGTTGGGCCTGAAGGGTTTGGGTAAAGTCCTTAATAGAAGTGATGTCTCTTTCCATCCCCTTGTCACCTGCAGATTCAGGAGCCATCCTGAGGGATGTGGCAACATTTGGGAGGACTCGGCAGCTAGGTGATATCTCTATAATAGAAAATGACTTTGAGGTGAGAAGATACCCACTGCTTCCCTGACCTCATTCTCCCCAGCCCCTTATCTGAGGGGGAGGGTGTCCCCTGAGCCAGTCCCCCTCCCTTTCTAGGGGAGTATCTGGGAAAGAGGGCAGATTTGGAACCAGAGAAAGCTCTCTGGAAGAGGTTAGATTTGATCTGGGTCTTGCAGGATGATGGCCAGGGCCTCTCCTGCCGAGTTCATGGAATGCATGTCTGCTGTGAAGGAGTGTGTGAGGGATGGGACACAGACGTGCCAACATGGTAAAGGCTGTCTGAAAACTGGTGAAGGATGGGCCTATACCAGGGAGGCCTCCGTCCTGGGCCAAGCAGTTCTCTAACCTGGGAGTTGCTTCAGGTTGTAGGCACCATCTCTTCCTCTCCTGTCTGGACACTTCCTGTGGCTGACTGCCTTGGCAGTGGTAGTTAAGTGCTGAGATTGAGCCCCTTCCTGCCCATCCCAGCTCTCACACTCATCTCTCCTGTCAGCTCCTCCAACCCCCTTTTCATGATCAATTCCAGCCAAAAGGTCAGCCTCTTCCCCTAGACTGAGACCTGGGGTCAAACTGGACCCGACAGGGTTGTCCACggactcctctctctctccttactTGTATAGCCTAGGGTCCCAACTGGAAGACTAGATGAAGCAGGGCTGAGCCAGACCTTCCCACCAATCAAAGCTGCCAGAAGAGGGCGGGCTTTCTTATTTACCACTAGGTTCCTATCAGCTGCAAATATTGGGAAGGGGGAATGAAACCCATGAACGTTCAGATGAGAAAGCAAAATAAGAGTGGCAGTGTGCTAAGCTCCTGGGCTAGGGATCAGGACCCAGCCTTTAGCCTCCTCACAGCCCCTTGAGAGGACGGAAAGCCCTTGAGGCAGGCATGATAGGAAGCTGACTGGCTTAGGGCTTCCATGCTCTTGCTTCCTCCTTTGTATCCTCGTATCATGGGCAGACTCCAAACACAGAACACTCAAGACCACAAAGAATGGTTCTTAGCCTTTGGAGGGTCAAGGATCCCTTTATGAATCTGATACAAGCTGGTTAGTCTTCTTGTCAGAAAAACACATGCATGCAAACACCCACAAAAACATGTAAACAATCTGTTGATGGTCCCTGATTTAGTCCAGCACCCTCATCTTAAAGACTTTGGGACTCAGAAGGGAGATCTTTCCAACTACTATGGGACCATTATTGGGCTTGAAACCactttgctaagtgaaagaagctagacacaaaggaTCACATATTATacgattccatttatgtaaaatgtccagaataggcaaatggGATGAGGGGTAAAGGACGCCTAAGGGATATGGAGTTTCTTTCtgcagtgatgaaaatgttctgaaattttttttcgaatgatggctgcacaactctgaatatactaaaagctatTTAATTGTATACTTTTAAGTGGGTGACTGTATggtatgtacattatatatcaataaGCTGTCTTAAAAAAGTGAACTCAGGGGTTGCAAATGACCACACATCTGAGCTTTAGTCCCCATTCATCAGGGGCATAACCTGTGGAGAAAAATCAGGGAATTATGCAGTATATGGGTTAGACAGGAAAACATTCTAGGAAGAACGAGATTCTATGTATCATCTTAAGGGCAATAAAGCATCATGGAAGGTTTTAAGCAGTATATAATCAGATCTACACTTCAGAAACGCCccaaatcactgaattgtacatttcaaacaagtgaattttatagtatgtaaattatatctcaataaagccatTAACAAAAAAATCCCTTTGGGAGCTTGAGGAGGATAAACTGGAGGGCATCAACTGGGGGAGGCTGTAGTGTAGGAGTTTGGGTGAGGGGGCCCGAGCCCATCTGTTTGGACTTGAGGGAAAGTGGCTTGGGGTTAGAGTCGGGGGAGGATCAGAATGTCTTGCCCAAGGTTAAGAAGCTGGTGGAACTTGATTTCAGAACCCAgagctccctggcttcagccctagTGCTCCTGCCAGCACTACAGCTGCTCCACTGACTGGTGATGGAAGCACTGTCTTCCCCGTCTAAGAGAAATGCACTTCAGAAACATGTTTCCAAAAAATGTTTCTAAGGGTTTTATTTCTaacaagaggaaaataataaaataaaattaaaataggctTCAGTTGGAACCAAgtttcttgttttgctttttttttttcttttgaacaaaTTAATTACACACCAACAATCTTCTTTTATTAcaacatgaacccaggaggaggaaaggagacagGGGAGGACAGGGAGGGAGGACTGAGGTGGTTGTGAGGACAAGCACCAAAAGCTTTCTTCAGATCACAGGGAGCCCTGTTCAGCTCCCCAGCcaaattcctttaaaataaaaaactgtgaGCACGGCTATGTGAAGTTTCCTCCTCCTGGGTGGAACAgtcaggggaagggagagggagaagggggtaggaagggagagggagaagggggtaggaaggaaggaaaagaggggagGAGAGTGGGGGCAGGGGTTAGTGTAGCATGGCCTGGCCAGGACCAGAactggggagagaagggaggagagtCCCCCAGTTTGCATATACACTGGCCTTGTCTCTGGAATGGTGAtggcccagccccagccacccCCCTGCCCACCAGCCCATCCATCTATCTGCCTCAGGTGTCTGGGAATGCTGGTTAGAGGCTACCAGGGAGGGAAGACTCCAGGGGCCGGCCCCCAGGAGCTGAGGTCTGAACAATACCTTGGAGTCAGAATACAAAAGTCAAGGGACTCAGGGGTGGGCGGGTAGCAGGGATGGCCACCCCCCTACCCGCCCACCCCCCAAGAAGCAGGCTTGATGGTCAGAAAGAGGATCCTTGAGGCCGAGGGGGGTCTCTGTCAGGGTCTGTGCTAGGCTCAGCCACTGTCACAACTGTTGCTGAGGCGGCTGCTGTGGGCAGGGCAGATGCAGCCGGGGAGTCAGAGTGGAGAAAGGGGCCGAGGGGCCTGAAGTGGTCCCTTCCGCCGGTTCCAAGCCATTCTGGTTCTCCTGGGTGCTGGGGCTGCCAGTGGTGGGGATGGGTGCAGGGGGGCCCTCACCCCCAGTCTCCTCCtccagctcttcctcctcctggacCTCCTCAGCCTCTGGCCCTGAGCTCCGTACCCTCTTTGGCTCTAGCTCCTCTCGGGCTGGGTCATCGCCCTCCCCACCCCGATCCACcttccgccgccgccgcctctccAGGGCCCGGCCCCGAGCCCGACTCCCGTGACGCTCTGCCTTCTccagctgtgattacagacaggCAGAAAGACAGGTTGTGGGCCAGTGGTCAGGCCTGGGCTCCCTACTCGGCCTGACCTCCTGGCCCGGCCCATGACCCCTCTCCTCACCTCCAGAAGTGTGCGGATCCTCTCCAGGTCTGGGGGCTGTCCAGCCTGCAGCAGCTGCCAGATGCTGTGGTTCTCATCCAGGGTCACCTCGAGCAGGTCCCCCTCCATCATGAGCTCCTCCAAGGGGGCCCGGGTTGCCTCAGGCAGTTCCAACACAGGGCCAGTCAACTGTGGCAACAGCGAGGACAGCAGCTCCAGATCTAGGAGGTTGCAGGAACAAGCGGCATTAGAGGCTGCCCTTGGTCTTATCCCCACCACTACAACAGAGCTGAGGACTACATGGGTCACTATGGTGATGTGCAGTCAACAGCCTACCCACACCACACCTAGACCTACCTCTCTTACCTGAGCCCTCCTCCGGGGCTACCTTCTCAGGACTGGTCACACTGTCTCCATTCTCCAGTAAGCCCTGGACCTGCGGAGGAGAGCAAGAATAGGTAGGGGCAACTGAAGTGAAGAACCAGGCCCTATTCCTCCTCCGCCAACCCCAAACTTGAGACCCTCCGCCTtctggaggaggagggaagacaCAGGCTGCCAGCAGGGAGCAGAGTCTAGGAATCTGGACAGATGCAGAATAGAGTAGGAAGGCTGGtccaaagaaaactgaaaattggaGAACAAGGGGCAGGGCCGAGCCTAAACTGGGGTAGGGGCTAGGAGACAAGAATCTGAGGACAAGAGCTGGGCTGAGTAGCTCACCTTAGGCATATCCTTGCCACTGCCCTCTCTGAGGGGGTCAGAAGCAGGGGCTGCAGGGTAGTTAGGAGGCTCCTCAGGTCTAGGTTCAGCCTGTAGCCGTTGGCGGAGCTCAGCCAGCCGTCCCAAAAGAGCAGTCACATCTTCAGAGGCCAGAGCCTGCCTGGCGCGGCCTTGCCAGCTGATGGCCCTCTCTGTGAGGCACTGCAGGGCCTCGCCCTCGGGCAGCCGCACAGGCAGTCTCTGCAGGGCTACCAGCagtgccaggatggtctccaggCGCGGGCGCCTTGAGCGCATACACAGTGGACACAGGAATTTGGTGTCCCATTCCCACCAGGCCAGCAGTGGGGATGAGGTGGGATTGGGCCTCGGAGAGCTGAGGAGGCGAGGCACTGACACACACCGCCCATGGAACCAGTCCTGACACAGGTCACACTGCAGAGCTCCCGCCCCAGCCGGCACCtgcccacacacacagacagaggtTGTAGAGGAGGCCGTGGTCGATGATGCCAGTGGACTGGGCTTGGCCGAATTGGTGCGACGCAGCTGCAGGAtaccctccttctccttctgttcCCCCTCCTTGAAGGCCACGATCTGCCATACCCAGGACAGGAGCAAAGTGGGTCAGCAGCCtaccccttcccttctctgggcccCCCCTTAACACCCCCACTCCCAAACCAGgagaactgaggctcaggggaCAAGCGGTCTGCTCATGGCCACCCAGCTCAGACACTCTATCATCACCAAGCCCTTCTCCCCATCTGTGTCTAAGCTCCTTACCacagagcctgggtccctgaggtCCTGCGCAGACAGCCCCAGCAGCTCTGTGTCAGATTTGTACAATCCCAGCTCCTTCTCCATCCACCGGCTGCGCTTGGTGCTGTCTGAGCCAGCATCTGCACATGGGCAGAGAACCTGGGGCAGGCAGACAAGAGAGGGAATGACTGGGCTTCCCTTACATCCCccgcctccttccctccctggtgCCCCTACAAAACCCATGTTATCTCATGAGCCATCTCATAGAAGCCAGGGCAGGCGTTAAGAGACGCTGTAGGTCAAGgtcccaggcctcacctccagcaGCGTGTAGCAAGAATTTTTCTTGAGGAAGGTCTTGGAGGCCTTCTCCCTCCAGGAGTGCGCTGTCAGTACCTGTAGCTCTAGCTGTCTCAGCTCCTCCAGCCCCACAGGTAGGTCCCGGCCCACAGCTACTAGGCCCTCCAAGTCATCCAGGCAGGGGTAGTGGTCACCATTCTAAGGCCAAGGGCGAGAGACAGCTCAGTTCAACTTGCCAATGCTATTGATGCTTactctgtgcctggccctgagctGGAAAGATGAACTGGGCTCAGTCTTGAGGGATTAAAAAAATAGGTGTCATCCTAAGGAACAACCACTTGGCTCTCTCCCACAACACCGGCATCTACCGACTGGCTCAGCCCCAAATATCTAGTCAGCCTTCTGTTGTGGTttgcctcttctcctctcctccatgCCCCTGCCCTGCTCAGTCCCATACCACCTGCTTCCCTGGCCCACCCATCTCATCCTAACCAGTGCCCTCTCTTCCTTCAGGCCAGCCTCACACTCTTCCTCTCACCCTGCTCATCAGGCACATCTTGCCTCCTGACTACATGCCatgcccccttcctctctccagcCAACCCAACCCATCCCAGCAACCCAGCACATCCCAGTGTATATGCCATCTCTTCCCAGCTGGACTGAAGGCCTGGGGTGGGAGTGGCAGGGTCCTCACTTGGATCTCATCAACATCAGCAATCCAGGCCCGGGCCTTAGCAAGAGCCTCCTTGAGAGCCTGGATGTTGGGCAGGTGAACAGGGATGTTTTCCGCTTCACGGATTATGGCCTCAAGTGTGGCTGGTGGATGCTTCTGCCTAAaggtaaggaaaaaaagaacGCTCAGTCTGATGTGGTCTGCCTGACCAGAAGCCCAGCCTGACCACCAGATATATCTGCATGGGCCCCTTGGGTGTCTGTTATTCCTGCTGTCACTTGGGCCTACTTGCTTGTATTCCACCTAAGGGTAGCTGCCAGTCCCTGCTTCCCCAAGACTGCATGCACCCAACTTCATCCCTTCTGCCACAGCTCTTGCACCTCTGTTTGTCTGCCAGTCTGCTGGCCTGCTAGCAATGCCTACATATACAACCTGTATTGTGTAATCTGTTGCTGCAGTTTGTCAACTGCCCTGTGTGGGGTCTTTCTACCAACATCTGCCCATCTGCCTGTCACTTGTGCTTCTGGGTATGCGCACATTAGCCTGTAGGGCTAGTCTTCTAGATAATCTCTATCTGTCCATTTCTGCTTCTCCATCAGCCTCTCTTTGCCTTTAAGTAtagagttgttttttaaaaaaacgacAAGATAGACAACAAAAGAGGGGAGAGTCAATACAGTAACACAGGAGCGTGATACCTAAGGCCACCCATGGGCATCCTCTTCTGGGTCTCCACTCAACTTTGATGTTTGGAATAGGGCAGGGAAGGGAAGCAGCAGCTGGACCTACCTGGCCTCCAGGCAGAGGTGGGCTTTCTCCTCCCAGCGTTCAGCAATTGTCAGCAGTTCCTGCAGCTCGGCCTGGGCTTTATCCACAGCAGGGCTAGGGGCTACACTGGCACCCGCGACCAACAGTCCTCGCATGACAGCCAAGGTGCCCCTTCGGGCTGAGGGGGCCAGTGTGCGTTTCACCTCATCCAGCCATCGCGCCTGTTCCACCTGCCGCTGGAGCTGCTGGGCCTCAGGCACCTCCACCCCCAGCTGCCGCCCCCTCTCCAACAGGGACTGCAGTAGCCCTGGACTGGAGGGCAGTGAGGCCAGGGCCTCACGAGCCTCAGCCTGGTAGGCCTCCACCTGTTCCAGAACACCCTACCAGGACACAGGATGAAGAACAAACTCCTCAGCTGGGCCCAGTGAGGGGTTCCACCACCAGATGGAACCTTGTCCCACCTACCTTCTTACCCTCCAAGCTTTTGGGGCAAAGGAGCCTAACATGGGCTGAGCTCTCCTTCTCCAAGCCCTAAGACAGTTGGGGTTCCTAACACTGACTGCTCATTAGAATGCCCTGGGGAATTTaagaatgcagattcctgggccccaccctgaGAGATTCTTAATTAACTAATAATTATTAATCTATGctttatttaacttttcagaGGGCTCTGTTCTCAGGGCACCAAGAGACCTCCCTGCCCTAAAAATTGCTATGATTAGTCCTCACATAAACCCTTGTGCTCACCACCCTGGGGTCTGTTGCCCTCTCCATCTCACTCCTCCTCCACCTTCATGAATTTCCCTCCACTTTCCAAGCCCAACAAGCACCCCTGTTACCTCCTTCTCCTCTACCCCTCCTCCAGGAAACCTTACCTGGACTCTGTATCCTATACCCATACCCTTGCCACCTGACCCTCAAGGCCCATTTCTAACAGACAAGTCACTAGACCCTTGCCTCACCCCTCCCACCTGTTCTTTTCTCACACGTGTGTCCTGTCTTGCCTGAACACTTTAAGCTTTTGAAAGGAGCCAAGCATGGCCTGCTGCTCAGGTCCCCTGGTCCCCCTGATCCCTCATCAGCACTCCAAGCGTCCTCACCTTGACATCCCCAATCTGGTGCATGGCGCAAGGCAGGTTGTTCATCTGGTCCAGAAAGGCCCGGAGCTCAGTCAGGGTCATCTGTAGACCAGCCACCCTGTGGGGGCTATGAAGTATCACATGTGAGGTTTCAGGTCCAAACTCAGTGCCTTCCCTCCATGTCTATGCTAAGACTGAACACCTTTCCTCACTACACCTGTCCACCTTGATCTCGCATATTTCAAATTTGCCCCAATTGCCCAGGTTAGAGGGAAGGTTTTAAATTATAGAGCATGTTCATATTATGAGGGGAAAGAATTAGAAACTAATGGGTTGTAATAAGAGCTACACTTTGCAATCCATCCTCTACTGTGAACTCTAAAGCTGTGTTAGCAGGGATCAGGTCTATACATCTTTGTCCTGTTCTTACCCGTAAGCCTCCCACAACTCTTCCCTGCCCacaaaacccctcagcctctctCTCAGGCCACTTCCAGGTactgataaaaaataaacacttctAGCTTTCTTATCACAGaggctctcctctcctttttaggTGGCCTGGTCTCCTTGTCCTCCCCAACACCTTCCAGGCCATCTCACACTCTTGTGCCTGGCAGCTTCCTGCTGATGTCCATTCTGCCAAATGGTATTCACAGTCTACCCCTTGTAGCACTTTTCCTCGGTGCTGGATCCTCAGCACCTTATGTGTGCCCTAACTCCTCACGCTGTCATACCCAGCTTCCTGGCCGCTGACCAGTCCCAGAGCTCGGGACACGCAAGCCTCTGCCTCACTCAGGCAGTTCTTTAGTTGCTGCAGCAGCTCACTATTAGGAAACCTCCGCTCACGGGCTTCAGACTCTAGTGCCCTCAGTTCTTCAAGGCCTGGAAGAAAAATGAGGGCAGCAAAGAGTAGGCAGTATTGAATAGAGGCAGAGGAAGGGGGTCAGAGTACAGAAGAAAGGGAATAGAACTTGCCTGTGGAGTCCCTCCATCCCCCCCATCACTCACTGCGCTTCCGCCcatcctccacctccagggccaCTCGCACTTTGTTGGCCCAGGTGTCAAAGGACTCAGCCCGAACCTTCAGCTTATGCAGCATGGCAGGAAGCTCATCCAAGGTATACCGATACCTGGAGGAAGAGGGCAGGCAAGAGCATGTCTGGCCCAGCTCTCCATCCTCCTTCTTGCCCCACTTCCTCCAGAAAGGCCCATGCTCACCGCAGGTACTGCCGGCTACTAGAGCACTTGCAGAGATCATTGATGTGGGAAAGGCAGACAAGGCCGTCTGGGCAGTCGTAGCAGGCCAGGGCTGACAGGAAACACGTAGTCTTGCACTTGATACACTGGCGCTCATCATCTGGGAGCAGCTCGAAAGCCTCTCGCTCAGCCTCTGTGATACCCTAAAGGCATTTAACCCATGCGTTATATATAACCAGAACCAGGTAGCAAAATTCTCCATCTCAGCCACCACCGACCCCTACTTTAGATTCAAATCTATGCTGAGGGTCATGGGGTTTAAGAGGCCAAACCCCAGGGAGCATACCTGCCCTTTGTAAAGTCTAGACTCTCAAAGCTTGGGGAATCAGATAAACCAGGGCAAGATCAGTGTGCGCTGAGTCAGATaattttatagaggaagaaaaatcaGGTAAGATCCAGATCAGCAGAAAGGGCCTTGTGGGTGAGAAGTGAGGAAAGTGGTGGACCAAGATACCAGAGAGGTGGCAATGAGTGCAAGTGGCCAAGGGACAGGCCTGGCTAGTTATGTGTACTGGGGAACAATATCGGCTTCCAGTTACTCAGAGCCcactgtgttccaggcaccacGCTGGCCACTTAGTAGGCAGGAGATACTTGTGCACATATATAACTTAGAGAAATTCAACCGTATGTGCTTGTGTTCAGGGTTTAAAGAGATATAATAATTTTCTCCCAACAATATGGTTTCCAAACCTAATCCAATGACTTCATCTGTTGctcagataaagaaaaagcaatccatttcaaaaatgaaggaaaagctgGCTATATTGGAGTAATCGAGAGACAACCCAGTGTGTATATCTAATGGGCAATTTTAGGGATTTTAACGGGAAATGTCGACTCTTAACAGTTTTTGTCTTACATACCAACTTTAACACCTAATCTCTGCATAAGTTATGAGCCCAAATCCCACTCTGCCACTTATATGCTGTGTGATCATGAGTAAATCATTTAACGTCTCTGGGTCTGTTTCATTATCTAGTAAGATGGAGATAAACAGTATCATCCTTGttgggttgttatgaggattaacaaaaataaagcagCTATGGAATCAGACAAGTATCTCAGCACTTAGATTCAGtgttcatcaaatatttactgttATTAGCTCTAATTTTCAGATAAGAATATATATTCCACAGGCCTATCTCATTTTACTAAGGCAGAAACTAAGTCTCAGGGTCAGTAACTTGCCAAACTGAGTTAATTTTGACTTTAAAGCCAGAGAATATTCTAAGGATGAAGTCTCTAGGGTTTTTTTGGACTACAGACTCCTGAGAATTGGATGTAAACTATAAGTCCTCTTCCCAGAAACATACTTAAATACACATACAATCTCTTACAGGATTCCAAGACTATGGTGTCCAGAATGCTTCTCTGAGGTAAGGGCCAAGTGTGAAGAATTCTGAATGTCAAGATGAGAAGGTCTGTTCTCCCCACCTTGCTTTGGCTCCTTCCCACAGCTTGGCACAGCCACACGGCCATCATTTAATAACAGTACTGAACAGAGTGAGAAAATGATGCCTGGAAAAGCCCAGGGACTCAACAACTTACACCACGACTGAGAGGCCCCAGACTTCCAACACTACTGTAGCTATAGTTCTCCCTATAGCCCACACTCACAGGAAAGCTATAAATGagctttaaaataagaaagtattACCCTAGATAGGCAGCAAGGGATCCCACAGAACCAGCACTCCTTTGTAATCTTATGAAAGACTCTCACAAAGTCAATTCCCTAACTGGGCAAGTGTGAAATTTGAAGATGATGGCTGAAACTACACGAGTGGACTTTAGAGCTCTGTAGCAGCTTCCACTCAGCTACACACACCTAACACAAGCTTACAAGAAATCAATTAAAGCAGGACCACCTTCAGCTTGGTAATATTATTGCCCTAGCTGGAGTTAATAAACCATCTGCAGGTAATAAAATGGCAATTCCTGAGAAACATTCCAAATTTCAATCAGTTTCTTCATGTATTAACATTACCAATAATAGCAGCTGCAACACTGCAAAGGCAATGTTAGAGAGATGGCTTTCATATAAATCACCTTACTCTAACCTTACATCTTGCAAGTTAGgtatttattcccattttagagtaGGAAAGTGAGATATGAAAGATCAAGTAACTTGATACAGTCACCTAGATAATCAGCAGTGAGGTTTCATATGCCAGTCTATTTTGCTAGGTCATGTAAATAATGATAAATAGCTGCTATACCAGTACCTGCCATGGGTCAGTCACTAAGCAAACATTATCTTTAATACAATCAACTATCCAAAAAGATAAGTATTATCATAATCCCATTTTTCAGAGGGGAAAACTGACAATGAAGTAAATCGACTTAAGCAAGGTTGCTGGTAAAGGGTATAGCAGAGAATGGTATGTGGTTTTCAATCGAGATACATCTAGTTCTTTTCACTATACGCCAAGAGTAGAGGCTACATCTTCTTggtgctgcctctgcctccccgaaCTTCCACCAGAATAGGGTGCTTGATCTGGGGTACTCTCCCCACCTTCTCCAGCAGGGCCTTTCGTAGACGCCGCTCTTCTTGCACCATGATGAACATCTCCTTATGCACAGCTGCCGCCAGGTTTAGGTCTAGCTTCTCTGGGCAGGCAGCCATCTTGCAGATAAGCTCCTCATGGGAGAAGACGCAGTATCTCCGGAGCCGGCGGTAGTGCTCAATGCACTGGCGCCCAGCAGGCAACTGTGGGCAGGTTCAAGGTTGAGTGTGGCCAAGTCTGGAGGCCATGATGCCCCAGCTTCTCTACAACCCTCCTGCTTCTCCCCACCATCCCACCACATTCTAGACTCACCCAGTCAGCAGTGCAAAAGTTGACAGCCTCGGCAAAGTTGTAGCCTTGGTTGAAGCCGCTGTGGTAAGCACGGGGGAAGGTGATGACAAATTCTCCTGCACACTGGTTTGTGCGGACAACCTGAAGAACACAAAAGGCCATGGCTGTTGAGATAGAGATTTTCCTGTATACAGACCTGACTTAAGTGCAAGGTCATTAAGGAGACAAAGAAAAGCCTCAGGGAACACAGTCTGACAAC
This region includes:
- the KDM5C gene encoding lysine-specific demethylase 5C isoform X4, which gives rise to MEPGSDDFLPPPECPVFEPSWAEFRDPLGYIAKIRPIAEKSGICKIRPPADWQPPFAVEVDNFRFTPRIQRLNELEAQTRVKLNYLDQIAKFWEIQGSSLKIPNVERRILDLYSLSKIVVEEGGYEAICKDRRWARVAQRLNYPPGKNIGSLLRSHYERIVYPYEMYQSGANLVCNTRPFDNEEKDKEYKPHSIPLRQSVQPSKFNSYGRRAKRLQPDPEPTEEDIEKNPELKKLQIYGAGPKMMGLGLMAKDKTLRKKDKEGPECPPTVVVKEELGGDVKVESTSPKTFLESKEELSHSPEPCTKMTMRLRRNHSNAQFIESYVCRMCSRGDEDDKLLLCDGCDDNYHIFCLLPPLPEIPKGVWRCPKCVMAECKRPPEAFGFEQATREYTLQSFGEMADSFKADYFNMPVHMVPTELVEKEFWRLVNSIEEDVTVEYGADIHSKEFGSGFPVSDSKRHLTPEEEEYATSGWNLNVMPVLEQSVLCHINADISGMKVPWLYVGMVFSAFCWHIEDHWSYSINYLHWGEPKTWYGVPSLAAEHLEEVMKKLTPELFDSQPDLLHQLVTLMNPNTLMSHGVPVVRTNQCAGEFVITFPRAYHSGFNQGYNFAEAVNFCTADWLPAGRQCIEHYRRLRRYCVFSHEELICKMAACPEKLDLNLAAAVHKEMFIMVQEERRLRKALLEKGITEAEREAFELLPDDERQCIKCKTTCFLSALACYDCPDGLVCLSHINDLCKCSSSRQYLRYRYTLDELPAMLHKLKVRAESFDTWANKVRVALEVEDGRKRSLEELRALESEARERRFPNSELLQQLKNCLSEAEACVSRALGLVSGQEAGPHRVAGLQMTLTELRAFLDQMNNLPCAMHQIGDVKGVLEQVEAYQAEAREALASLPSSPGLLQSLLERGRQLGVEVPEAQQLQRQVEQARWLDEVKRTLAPSARRGTLAVMRGLLVAGASVAPSPAVDKAQAELQELLTIAERWEEKAHLCLEARQKHPPATLEAIIREAENIPVHLPNIQALKEALAKARAWIADVDEIQNGDHYPCLDDLEGLVAVGRDLPVGLEELRQLELQVLTAHSWREKASKTFLKKNSCYTLLEVLCPCADAGSDSTKRSRWMEKELGLYKSDTELLGLSAQDLRDPGSVIVAFKEGEQKEKEGILQLRRTNSAKPSPLASSTTASSTTSVCVCGQVPAGAGALQCDLCQDWFHGRCVSVPRLLSSPRPNPTSSPLLAWWEWDTKFLCPLCMRSRRPRLETILALLVALQRLPVRLPEGEALQCLTERAISWQGRARQALASEDVTALLGRLAELRQRLQAEPRPEEPPNYPAAPASDPLREGSGKDMPKVQGLLENGDSVTSPEKVAPEEGSDLELLSSLLPQLTGPVLELPEATRAPLEELMMEGDLLEVTLDENHSIWQLLQAGQPPDLERIRTLLELEKAERHGSRARGRALERRRRRKVDRGGEGDDPAREELEPKRVRSSGPEAEEVQEEEELEEETGGEGPPAPIPTTGSPSTQENQNGLEPAEGTTSGPSAPFSTLTPRLHLPCPQQPPQQQL
- the KDM5C gene encoding lysine-specific demethylase 5C isoform X9 translates to MEPGSDDFLPPPECPVFEPSWAEFRDPLGYIAKIRPIAEKSGICKIRPPADWQPPFAVEVDNFRFTPRIQRLNELEIVVEEGGYEAICKDRRWARVAQRLNYPPGKNIGSLLRSHYERIVYPYEMYQSGANLVQCNTRPFDNEEKDKEYKPHSIPLRQSVQPSKFNSYGRRAKRLQPDPEPTEEDIEKNPELKKLQIYGAGPKMMGLGLMAKDKTLRKKDKEGPECPPTVVVKEELGGDVKVESTSPKTFLESKEELSHSPEPCTKMTMRLRRNHSNAQFIESYVCRMCSRGDEDDKLLLCDGCDDNYHIFCLLPPLPEIPKGVWRCPKCVMAECKRPPEAFGFEQATREYTLQSFGEMADSFKADYFNMPVHMVPTELVEKEFWRLVNSIEEDVTVEYGADIHSKEFGSGFPVSDSKRHLTPEEEEYATSGWNLNVMPVLEQSVLCHINADISGMKVPWLYVGMVFSAFCWHIEDHWSYSINYLHWGEPKTWYGVPSLAAEHLEEVMKKLTPELFDSQPDLLHQLVTLMNPNTLMSHGVPVVRTNQCAGEFVITFPRAYHSGFNQGYNFAEAVNFCTADWLPAGRQCIEHYRRLRRYCVFSHEELICKMAACPEKLDLNLAAAVHKEMFIMVQEERRLRKALLEKGITEAEREAFELLPDDERQCIKCKTTCFLSALACYDCPDGLVCLSHINDLCKCSSSRQYLRYRYTLDELPAMLHKLKVRAESFDTWANKVRVALEVEDGRKRSLEELRALESEARERRFPNSELLQQLKNCLSEAEACVSRALGLVSGQEAGPHRVAGLQMTLTELRAFLDQMNNLPCAMHQIGDVKGVLEQVEAYQAEAREALASLPSSPGLLQSLLERGRQLGVEVPEAQQLQRQVEQARWLDEVKRTLAPSARRGTLAVMRGLLVAGASVAPSPAVDKAQAELQELLTIAERWEEKAHLCLEARQKHPPATLEAIIREAENIPVHLPNIQALKEALAKARAWIADVDEIQNGDHYPCLDDLEGLVAVGRDLPVGLEELRQLELQVLTAHSWREKASKTFLKKNSCYTLLEVLCPCADAGSDSTKRSRWMEKELGLYKSDTELLGLSAQDLRDPGSVIVAFKEGEQKEKEGILQLRRTNSAKPSPLASSTTASSTTSVCVCGQVPAGAGALQCDLCQDWFHGRCVSVPRLLSSPRPNPTSSPLLAWWEWDTKFLCPLCMRSRRPRLETILALLVALQRLPVRLPEGEALQCLTERAISWQGRARQALASEDVTALLGRLAELRQRLQAEPRPEEPPNYPAAPASDPLREGSGKDMPKVQGLLENGDSVTSPEKVAPEEGSDLELLSSLLPQLTGPVLELPEATRAPLEELMMEGDLLEVTLDENHSIWQLLQAGQPPDLERIRTLLELEKAERHGSRARGRALERRRRRKVDRGGEGDDPAREELEPKRVRSSGPEAEEVQEEEELEEETGGEGPPAPIPTTGSPSTQENQNGLEPAEGTTSGPSAPFSTLTPRLHLPCPQQPPQQQL